The following nucleotide sequence is from Streptomyces bathyalis.
CTTGCCCGGCGTGACGATCGACGACGCAACACCCGCACTGCACGACATGCGCGCCGTCAAATCCCCGGATGAGCAGCACCAACTGCAGTACCGCGCCAACGCCACATTGCGTGCACTCTCCGCGTGCTACGCCGAGACACGAATCGGCGACACCGAGACAGAAATACGCCAACGCGCAATCCAGAAGCTGTTCACCGAAGGATTCGACACCCTTGAGTTCGTCACGCTGGCCCGCGGCCGCGGCGACCTCCTCAACGGTGTCGCCGGCGACACCCCCCTGCAGCGCGGCGACATGCTCCGCGTCGACATCGGCGGCACCATGGCAGGCTGGCGCTCCGACATCCACCGGACAGCGGTGGCCGGAACCCCGCCTCCCCGCCTCAAGGACGCCTGGCGCAAGAACCGCGAAGTCCACTACGCGGCAATGGACACCATGCGTGCCGGCCGACCGGTACGGGAGACCTACGCGACCTGCGTCCGCGAATACGAGCGTCGCGGGATGCACTGCGACATGCCGTTCGTCGGCCACTCCCTCGGCGTCGGGCAGCACGAGTTTCCTGTGCTCACTCCCTTTGCCCCGGAGGAGTACAAGAGCGGCATGGTCATCATGCTCGAACCCATGGGAATCGACCCCGACAACGGCGGCTTCTCGATCGAGGACATGATCCTGGTCACCGACAACGACCCCGTGGTCCTCTCGGACGCCGTGGAAACCGAAGAAATGATCGTCATCGGGGACTAGCACCGATCGGCCGACCACCCTGTCCGCCACACCGGATTGACGAAATGCGAACCGTCAGAAACTCAGAAAACTCAGAACGAGGTGCTCTCTCAATGGACGCCAACGAACGAATCGCCTACGTCGGTGAAGAGTTTGTCCCAGAGGCGAAAGCAACGGTGTCGATCCTGGACCACGCGGTGCTCTACGGAGACGGGGTCTTCGAGACCGTGGTCGCCTGGAAAGGCCGGATCTTCAAACTGGACGCCCATGTCCGGCGGTTCCTGCGGTCGTGCGCGGCGGTGGCCCTGGACTGCCCCGTCACCCAGGAACACCTGACGGAGCTGATCGTCGAGACGGTACGCCGGAACGGCCTGGAGAACGCTTACATCAAGTGGATCCTCACCCGCGGCTCAAACGGGACACCCCTGATGGACCCCGCCGGTTGCGTGCCGAACCTCATCATCATGGCGCGGCCGTACATCGACCGATCGTCGGCGACCGGTCTTCGCGTGAAGACCGTCGCCGTTCGCCGCCCGCCGGGGCACGTTCTCGACGCGCACGTGAAAAGCCTCAACTACCTCAACCTGGTCATGGCCAAGGTGGAAGCCAAGGCCGCCGGCGCGGACCAGGCACTCATCCTCGACGTGCACGGCCGCCTCTGCGAAGCGCCGGGGTTCAACATCTTCGTCTCCGCTGACGGGGTGTTGAAGACACCTCGCCACGACGTGCTCCGCGGCATCACCAGGGAGACGACCATGGAGCTGGCCACCGAGAGAGGGCTCCAGGTACAGGAAACCGAGCTCGAACTGTACGACGCCTACACCGCCGACGAAGTGTTCCTCACCAGCACGGCAGGCGGCCTCGTCCCGGTAGTCGAGGTGGACGGACGCACGGTCGGCGATGGCAAGCCCGGACCGGTGTTGTCAGCGCTCCAGGAGGACTACCGCAATGCACTGGCCTCTGCCCGCTGGAGCACACCGATCGGGTAGCAACTCCATCATCCGGCCGGCCGACCGTGTCGGTGCACGAAGGGCCCGGCCGAGCCTCAGCTGTCAGTGACGTCGTAGCACGGCGAGCTCAACAGACCGCATAGACCTCATGAGTTGGCGAGGCGTGGAGGGACATGCTGACGATGTGCTCGGCGATGGCCAGCGCCGAAGTCGCTCCCGGTGACGGCGCGTTGCGCACGTGCGCGAAGTGCTCGGTCTCCAAGGAATCCAGCACAACGGCTGCCACCGAAACTCGACGGACAT
It contains:
- the ilvE gene encoding branched-chain-amino-acid transaminase; amino-acid sequence: MDANERIAYVGEEFVPEAKATVSILDHAVLYGDGVFETVVAWKGRIFKLDAHVRRFLRSCAAVALDCPVTQEHLTELIVETVRRNGLENAYIKWILTRGSNGTPLMDPAGCVPNLIIMARPYIDRSSATGLRVKTVAVRRPPGHVLDAHVKSLNYLNLVMAKVEAKAAGADQALILDVHGRLCEAPGFNIFVSADGVLKTPRHDVLRGITRETTMELATERGLQVQETELELYDAYTADEVFLTSTAGGLVPVVEVDGRTVGDGKPGPVLSALQEDYRNALASARWSTPIG
- a CDS encoding M24 family metallopeptidase, which translates into the protein MTTRFDRLVNGPIRQLLDGADALIVSEPQNVFLVSDVVPPTLRLLPERLLMPVFHTSTDPFWVIADITEDVIRRQSRHITDQVVYTEYRESPIGALVDALKRRGLSHQRILVEKNHLSAGHYEELAASLPGVTIDDATPALHDMRAVKSPDEQHQLQYRANATLRALSACYAETRIGDTETEIRQRAIQKLFTEGFDTLEFVTLARGRGDLLNGVAGDTPLQRGDMLRVDIGGTMAGWRSDIHRTAVAGTPPPRLKDAWRKNREVHYAAMDTMRAGRPVRETYATCVREYERRGMHCDMPFVGHSLGVGQHEFPVLTPFAPEEYKSGMVIMLEPMGIDPDNGGFSIEDMILVTDNDPVVLSDAVETEEMIVIGD